A stretch of the Glutamicibacter sp. JL.03c genome encodes the following:
- a CDS encoding NAD(P)/FAD-dependent oxidoreductase yields the protein MSTQHQITFDRHEAEVPSALIAESLKNAKHTSYWLDNEDRPQPHAALHGRITAELLIVGGGYTGLWTALQAKERDPQRHVVLIEGQRIGWAASGRNGGFCEASLVHGEANGENHLPKENALLAELGAQNLDEFEATVLKYSMDVDFVREGAVSVATESHQVAWAAEEAEASGVDYLDEHQVKAVINSPDFLAGALDSKSTALVHPAKLAWELARVCRELGVEFYEHTQAVEISDAAGKVEILTADGRILADRVALATNVFPSLLKRHRARIVPVYDYALMTEPLTEEQRTAIGWDRMVGLADMNNRFHYSRPTIDADGNFRILYGGYDAIYHFGRKVRSSYDSNQATFEKLAAHFFGSFPQLTGVKFSHAWGGAIDTCSRFFSFFDLTHGGKVAYCAGFTGLGVGATRFGAKVMLDLLSGEKTELTELELVRTKPIAFPPEPAAWLGVKIMTDHLVKADHNEGQRSAFLKLMDKIGMGFDS from the coding sequence ATGAGCACCCAGCATCAAATCACCTTTGACCGCCACGAAGCAGAAGTCCCCTCGGCCCTCATCGCCGAATCGCTGAAGAACGCAAAGCACACCAGCTACTGGCTGGACAATGAAGATCGCCCGCAACCCCACGCCGCGCTGCACGGGAGGATCACCGCAGAACTGCTCATCGTCGGCGGCGGCTATACCGGTTTATGGACAGCCTTGCAGGCTAAGGAACGCGACCCGCAGCGACACGTTGTCCTCATCGAAGGCCAGCGCATCGGGTGGGCAGCATCCGGTCGCAACGGAGGATTCTGCGAAGCGTCCCTCGTCCACGGCGAGGCCAACGGGGAGAACCACCTCCCCAAGGAGAATGCCTTGCTCGCCGAACTCGGCGCGCAGAACCTCGATGAATTCGAAGCCACCGTCCTTAAGTACTCGATGGACGTCGACTTTGTCCGCGAAGGAGCCGTGAGCGTCGCGACCGAATCCCACCAGGTGGCCTGGGCTGCCGAAGAGGCCGAAGCCTCCGGCGTGGATTACCTTGATGAGCATCAAGTCAAGGCGGTCATCAACTCACCGGATTTCCTCGCCGGGGCCCTGGACAGTAAGTCCACAGCGCTGGTGCATCCCGCCAAATTGGCGTGGGAGCTTGCCCGGGTTTGCCGGGAGCTGGGCGTGGAATTCTACGAGCACACCCAGGCGGTAGAAATCTCCGATGCCGCTGGCAAGGTCGAGATCCTCACCGCCGACGGGCGGATCCTCGCAGACCGAGTCGCCTTGGCAACCAACGTGTTCCCATCCTTGCTCAAGCGCCACCGAGCGCGCATCGTCCCGGTCTACGACTACGCCCTGATGACCGAGCCCTTGACCGAGGAGCAACGCACAGCCATCGGCTGGGACCGGATGGTCGGGCTGGCCGATATGAATAATCGCTTCCACTATTCGCGGCCCACCATCGATGCCGACGGGAATTTCCGGATCCTCTACGGCGGCTACGACGCCATCTACCATTTCGGCCGAAAAGTCCGTTCAAGCTACGACAGCAACCAGGCCACTTTCGAGAAGCTGGCCGCGCACTTCTTCGGCAGCTTCCCGCAGCTGACCGGCGTGAAGTTTTCGCATGCCTGGGGCGGCGCCATTGATACCTGTTCCCGATTCTTCTCCTTCTTCGACCTCACCCATGGCGGCAAGGTCGCCTACTGCGCTGGGTTCACCGGGCTGGGTGTCGGGGCCACCAGATTCGGAGCGAAGGTCATGCTGGATCTGCTCTCCGGAGAGAAGACCGAGCTGACAGAACTGGAATTGGTACGCACCAAGCCCATCGCCTTCCCGCCCGAGCCCGCAGCATGGCTGGGCGTCAAGATCATGACAGACCATCTGGTCAAGGCCGATCACAACGAAGGCCAACGCTCGGCCTTCTTGAAGCTCATGGACAAGATCGGAATGGGGTTCGATTCCTGA
- a CDS encoding cupin domain-containing protein, producing the protein MTGFDSQPTSDELLELPITHHPIDTAQRIEGQVPATTGFQQLSTLGEAEIGVWEMSPGAMQDIEADEYFAVLCGRGKLQILADDGTVAQDITLAAGTSLRLASGMRTRWTVAETLRKIYFTL; encoded by the coding sequence ATGACCGGCTTTGACTCCCAGCCCACCAGCGACGAACTGCTGGAGCTTCCGATCACCCACCATCCGATAGACACAGCGCAACGCATCGAAGGCCAGGTTCCGGCAACCACCGGGTTCCAACAGCTCAGCACCCTCGGAGAAGCTGAAATCGGCGTTTGGGAAATGTCGCCGGGCGCCATGCAGGACATCGAAGCCGACGAGTACTTTGCCGTGCTGTGCGGCCGCGGGAAACTGCAGATCCTGGCCGACGACGGTACCGTGGCCCAGGACATCACGCTGGCTGCTGGCACGTCCCTGCGGCTGGCTTCGGGAATGCGCACCCGGTGGACGGTGGCCGAAACTTTACGCAAGATCTACTTCACCCTCTGA